The Vidua macroura isolate BioBank_ID:100142 chromosome 27, ASM2450914v1, whole genome shotgun sequence genome includes a window with the following:
- the ATXN7L3 gene encoding ataxin-7-like protein 3: MKMEDMSLSGLDNSKLEAIAHEIYTELVEDACLGLCFEVHRAVKCGYFFLDDTDPDSMKDFEIVDQPGVDIFGQVYNQWKNKECVCPNCSRSIAASRFAPHLEKCLGMGRNSSRIANRRIASSNNLNKSESDQEDNDDINDNDWSYGSEKKAKKRKSDKNPNSPRRSKSLKHKNGEIGGNPDPFKYSNSAGINYETLGPEELRTLLTTQCGVISEHTKKMCTRSLRCPQHTDEQRRAVRVYLLGPSASLPEAEGGVENDSFEVAESQALMSRLQWDGSSDISPSDSASSKASTNNSESRKTKKKKPHLGLVSGAPGLGSSKKKKPKPPAPHTPSIYDDINN; the protein is encoded by the exons ATGAAAATGGAGGATATGTCTTTGTCTGGCCTGGATAACAGCAAACTGGAG GCCATCGCACACGAGATCTACACGGAGCTGGTGGAGGATGCCTGCCTGGGGCTCTGCTTCGAGGTGCACCGGGCTGTCAAGTGCGGCTACTTCTTCCTGGATGACACGGACCCTGACAGTATGAAGGACTTTG aGATCGTGGACCAGCCGGGCGTGGACATCTTCGGGCAGGTGTACAACCAGTGGAAGAACAAGGAGTGCGTGTGCCCCAACTGCAGCCGCAGCATCGCCGCCTCCCGCTTCGCCCCTCACCTGGAGAAGTGCCTGGGCATGGGCCGCAACAGCAGCCGCATCGCCAACCgcag GATCGCGAGCAGCAACAACCTGAACAAGTCAGAGAGTGACCAGGAGGACAACGATGACATCAATGACAATGACTGGTCCTATGGCTCCGAGAAGAaag CAAAGAAGAGGAAATCGGATAAG AACCCCAACTCGCCCCGCAGGTCCAAGTCCCTGAAACACAAAAATG gcGAGATCGGCGGGAACCCCGATCCCTTCAAG TACAGCAACTCGGCTGGCATCAACTACGAGACGCTGGGCCCCGAGGAGCTGCGGACGCTGCTCACCACG caatGCGGGGTCATCTCCGAACACACCAAGAAGATGTGCACCAG GTCCCTGCGGTGTCCCCAGCACACGGATGAGCAGCGCAGGGCAGTCCGGGTTTACCTCCTCGGGCCCTCCGC GTCCCTGCCCGAGGCCGAGGGTGGTGTGGAGAACGACAGCTTCGAGGTGGCCGAGAGCCAGGCCCTCATGAGCCGCCTGCAGTGGGACGGCTCCTCCGACATCTCCCCCTCCGACTCGGCCTCCTCCAAAGCCA GTACAAACAACTCCGAGTCCCGCAAGACCAAGAAGAAGAAGCCCCACCTGGGGCTGGTGAGCGGCGCCCCAGGGCTCGGCTCCAGCAAGAAGAAGAAGCCcaagccccccgccccccacacccccagcaTCTACGATGACATCAACAACTGA
- the TMUB2 gene encoding transmembrane and ubiquitin-like domain-containing protein 2, whose translation MEPPAAPLILGVGDEVTLVAGVAVLVLALVLAWLSTYVADGSSQLLGTGDAAVIRLGPLPPYAGPAGAAEAPEPPGSPESAEEKTEEEGGAAARGDSGSPPDPGLEQLLDVRSLSQGPAEPGAPAGAGDACPGLIKIRLKFLNDTEEVAVARPEDTVGILKSKYFPGQESQMKLIYRGQLLQDQARTLRSLRITDNCVIHCHRSRGATAAAPALPEPGPAGPAAPGLPLAGGTLMVPTVMVVLALGWYFRINYRQLFTAPATVSLIGVTVLVTFLAFGVYGQAG comes from the exons ATGGAGCCCCCGGCCGCCCCCCTCATCCTGGGGGTGGGGGACGAGGTGACGCTGGTGGCCGGGGTGGCCGTGCTGGTGCTGGCGCTGGTGCTGGCCTGGCTGTCCACGTACGTGGCCgatggcagcagccagctcctggGCACCGGGGACGCGGCCGTCATCCGCCTCGGGCCCCTCCCGCCCTACGCGGGGCCCGCGGGGGCGGCCGAggccccggagccccccgggagCCCCGAAAGCGCGGAGGAGAaaacagaggaggaagggggggcGGCGGcacggggggacagcgggagcCCCCCCGATCCcggcctggagcagctgctggacgTGCGGAGCTTGTCCCAGGGCCCCGCTGAGCCCGGTGCCCCCGCCGGGGCGGGGGACGCGTGCCCCGGGCTCATCAAGATCCGCCTCAAGTTCCTCAACGACACCGAGGAGGTGGCGGTGGCCCGGCCCGAGGACACCGTGGGGATTCTCAAGAG CAAATACTTCCCGGGCCAGGAGAGCCAGATGAAGCTCATCTACCGcgggcagctgctgcaggaccaGGCGCGGACGCTGCGCTCGCTCCGCATCACCGACAACTGTGTCATCCACTGCCACCGCTCCCGGGGCGCCAccgcggccgcccccgccctgcccgagcccggccccgccggccccgcggcccccggGCTGCCCCTGGCCGGGGGGACGCTCATGGTCCCCACGGTCATGGTGGTGCTGGCGCTGGGCTGGTATTTCCGCATCAACTACCGGCAGCTCTTCACGGCCCCGGCCACCGTGTCCCTGATCGGTGTCACCGTGCTGGTCACCTTCCTGGCCTTCGGGGTGTACGGACAGGCGGGGTGA
- the ASB16 gene encoding ankyrin repeat and SOCS box protein 16: MAHESFAFSPSALRSLRLQRELLEREDRRRALARESASRRLLPGTARAPPSPPRRRQFCRDPAVHNALYAGDLPRVQSIFRDEASANLVLEMVSEELVWSPEQGLWVLSPRRQHTSALRIAAARGYEDCARHLLLRGAAVDAVVGGRAPLHDSAAAPHPNCARLLLAFGADPNVLSADGSAPLHLCTAPHSLRCAELLLAHGARVNLGTRDRQVTALHVAARHGLVAHVELYLHHGADPSQRTHQGETPLNAAAAAAERPEDAERFLRVAERLLAAGADPGAAGRKGHTPLHNACANGHAALARLLLRHGADAAVPNGAGDTPMDCALRAVREYREQRPEETLALLLDHGALPAHPKMLRLCCQHPPALEVMLNAYDRVPPADGWAEAVPPELWEEHQEFYASAVRMAGRPRRLQHLARVAIRRHLGTRCRAAVPRLALPPALRRYLQLPIEGLIH, encoded by the exons atggcCCACGAGAGCTTCGCCTTCAGCCCCTCGGCGCTGCGCTCGCTGCGGCTGCagcgggagctgctggagcgGGAGGATCGCCGGCGAGCCCTGGCCCGGGAATCGGCCTCACGCCGCCTCCTGCCCGGGACCGCCCGcgcccccccgagccccccccgGCGCCGCCAGTTCTGCCGGGACCCCGCCGTGCACAACGCCCTCTACGCCGGGGACCTGCCCCGCGTCCAGAGCATCTTCAGGGACGAGGCCAGCGCGAATTTGGTGTTGGAGATGGTCAGCGAGGAGCTGGTGTGGTCACCGGAGCAGG ggctgtgggtgctgagCCCCCGCCGGCAGCACACCTCCGCCCTGCGCATCGCCGCCGCCCGCGGCTACGAGGACTGTGCCCGGCACCTGCTGCTCCGTGGGGCGGCCGTGGACGCCGTGGTGGGGGGCCGGGCCCCCCTGCACGACAGCGCGGCCGCCCCCCACCCCAACTGCGCCCGCCTGCTCCTGGCCTTCGGTGCCGACCCCAACGTGCTGAGCGCCGACGGCTCGGCCCCGCTGCACCTCTGCACCGCGCCCCACAGCCTCAG GTGTGcggagctgctgctggcgcACGGCGCGCGGGTGAACCTGGGCACACGCGACCGGCAGGTGACAGCCCTGCACGTGGCGGCGCGCCACGGCCTGGTGGCCCACGTGGAGCTGTACCTGCACCACGGCGCCGACCCCTCCCAGCGCACCCACCAGGGCGAGACGCCCCTGAacgcggcggccgcggcggccgAGCGCCCCGAGGACGCCGAGCGGTTCCTGCGCGTGGCCGAGCGGCTGCTGGCGGCTGGCGCCGaccccggggccgcggggcgcAAGGGCCACACGCCGCTGCACAACGCCTGTGCCAACGGGCACGCCGCGCTGGCCCGGCTGCTGCTGCGCCACGGCGCCGACGCCGCCGTCCCCAACGGCGCCGGGGACACCCCCATGGACTGCGCCCTCCGCGCCGTGCGCGAGTACCGGGAGCAGCGGCCCGAGGAGACGCTCGCCCTCCTGCTGGACCACGGCGCCCTCCCCGCGCACCCCAAG AtgctcaggctgtgctgccagcacccGCCGGCGCTGGAGGTGATGCTCAACGCCTACGACCGCGTGCCCCCCGCCGACGGCTGGGCGGAGGCCGTGCCCCCCGAGCTGTGGGAG GAGCACCAGGAGTTCTATGCCTCGGCCGTGCGCATGGCGGGACGGCCGCGGCGGCTGCAGCACCTGGCACGTGTGGCCATCCGGCGCCACCTGGGCACCCGCTGTCGCgccgctgtccccaggctggcgCTGCCACCCGCGCTGCGCCGCTACCTCCAGCTGCCCATCGAGGGCCTCATCCACTGA
- the HROB gene encoding homologous recombination OB-fold protein, with amino-acid sequence MSCHFQKLFGTDGELEDEDFLSAVEDAENQFVIPGHSSPGVVPVPPSKPHPSKPHPSKPHPSKPPTLRPLAGQGEHPVGLQGPPSRGAAPQDELDNDLFLAACRELEGPEVPVGAGAAPVPPGRHEKPPWKCPGKENAQECGLPKKLRVAEEVVPSSGGLQDRRGPLPSPKLVLRPSAAGACAPRPPPSMGELGGSGGSIPAPGALCLRPVQASLGRSSSSVPWTPPAQSCPQPRLPPRPPSGPPGSVEPPGFPNPPTAPSAPGPPSVPVVTNHLVQLVTAASKAPPAGSPRAPARRESRRFPGPAGILPQQHSGKLLEEILVSAPQTPAHGAVAKPRAQALPSSPLPTEEDFGKGPWLAMKTELGLDERDPSCFLHTYSVVMVLRKAALKQLPKNKVPSMAVMIKSLTRSSAGAGAVFRDPTGEMQGTVHRLLLEQRQSELRAGSVLLLRQVGVFSPSHRNHYLNVTPNNLLCIFPPEPEGCSPRQVPAQAELSPDLPAQPTRGVPVPEDWGQSRTSGHSAEQHPGGFSLCPPSSDPSWEEPVGADGCDMDDLDGLLGELPEDFFSAPAQVDCG; translated from the exons ATG TCCTGCCACTTCCAGAAGCTTTTTGGGACCGACGGGGAGCTGGAGGACGAG GATTTCCTCTCCGCTGTGGAAGATGCAGAGAACCAGTTTGTGATCCCCGGGCATTCCTCGCCCGGCGTCGTCCCGGTTCCTCCCAGTAAACCCCATCCCAGTAAACCCCATCCCAGTAAACCCCATCCCAGTAAACCCCCCACCCTCCGGCCCCTCGCCGGGCAGGGCGAGCATCCCGTGGGACTCCAGGGACCCCCATCGCGGGGAGCAGCGCCCCAGGATGAGCTGGACAATGACCTtttcctggctgcctgcagggagctggagggTCCCGAGGTGCCCGTGGGGGCTGGTGCtgccccggtgccccccgggCGCCACGAGAAGCCACCATGGAAGTGCCCGGGGAAGGAGAACGCTCAGGAATGTGGGCTCCCCAAAAAGCTCAGGGTGGCAGAGGAGGTGGTCCCCAGCTCCggggggctgcaggacaggcGGGGCCCCCTCCCCAGTCCCAAACTGGTGCTGCGGCCCAGCGCGGCCGGTGCCTGCGCCCCCAGACCTCCCCCTTccatgggagagctgggaggctCTGGAGGGTCCATCCCTGCTCCGGGGGCTCTGTGCCTGAGACCTGTCCAAGcatccctgggaaggagcagctcctcGGTGCCCTGGACccccccagcacagagctgcccccagccccggctgcCCCCCAGACCCCCCTCGGGCCCCCCCGGCTCCGTGGAGCCCCCCGGCTTCCCGAACCCCCCCACGGCTCCCAGTGCTCCCGGGCCCCCGAGCGTCCCCGTGGTCACCAACCACCTGGTGCAGCTGGTGACAGCGGCCAGCAAAGCCCCCCCCGCGGGATCCCCCCGAGCCCCCGCCCGCAGGGAGAGCCGGCGCTTCCCGGGGCCCGCCGGGATCCTGCCCCAGCAG CActctgggaagctgctggaggagatCCTGGTGTCTGCTCCCCAGACTCCAGCTCACGGGGCCGTGGCAAAGCCGCGGGCTCAG GCGCTGCCCAGCTCCCCGCTGCCCACGGAGGAGGATTTCGGGAAGGGGCCCTGGCTGGCCATGAAGAcggagctggggctggatgaGAGGGAccccagctgcttcctccaCACCTACAGCGTGGTCATGGTGCTCCGCAAG GCAGCCCTGAAGCAGCTCCCAAAAAACAAAGTTCCCAGCATGGCCGTGATGATCAAGTCCCTGACCAGGAGCAGCGCTGGTGCTGGTGCCGTGTTCCGGGACCCCACAG GGGAGATGCAGGGCACTGTGCAccggctgctgctggagcagaggcagagcgAGCTCCGGGCCGGCTCCGTGCTGCTCCTGAGGCAG GTCGGGGTCTTCTCCCCCTCCCACCGCAACCACTACCTCAACGTGACCCCCAACAACCTCCTCTGCATCTTCCCGCCCGAGCCCGAGGGCTGCTCCCCCCGGCAG GTCCCTGCccaggctgagctgagcccagacctccctgcacagcccaccCGAGGTGTCCCTGTTCCTGAGGACTGGGGACAGTCGAGGACAAGTGGacacagtgcagagcagcatcCTGGGGGCTTCTCCCTTTGCCCACCGAGCTCTGATCCCAGCTGGGAAGAGCCGGTGGGAGCTGATGGATGTGACATGG atgACCTGGACGGgctcctgggagagctgcccGAGGATTTCTTCTCAGCCCCGGCTCAGGTTGACTGcggctga